One Trichormus variabilis 0441 genomic window, ACTAGAACAACTCAAAGAGAATATAGAAAGCATCAATGTAGTTCTTGATAAAGACATCTTGGCGCAATTGGATGCAGTTCACACTCAATATCCAAATCCAGCACCATAAAACAAGATACCCAACTTCTCGAAGAAGTTGGGTATCTCTGAATAAAGCAAAGGTGTAGAAAATTATGGCGATGCTAATAAACCAATCTTTCCTATTCATACAGGAATATCAACATGGCTGAAATTAAGATATACAGTGCGGTAGTTTGCCCTTATGCTCACCGTTCGCGTTTGGTACTTCAAGAAAAAGGCATTGACTTTGATTTGATAGAGATCAATTTGCAGAACAAGCCAGAGGGATTTACAGATATTTCTCCTTATGGAAAAGTACCAGCGCTAGCACATGGTAATCACCGAGTTTGGGAATCAGCAGTAATTAACGAATATCTGAATGAGGTATTTCCTCAGCCGCCTCTTTTACCTAGTAGTCCTATTGCTAAAGCCCAGGCTCGTATCTGGATTGATTTTGCTAATACTAGATTCGTTCCGGCTTTTTCTGCTTTGTTGCGTAGTCCTGATATTCAACAGCAAGAAGCAGCTAAACAAGAACTGTATAAACATTTAGAGTTTATCGAAAATGAAGGTCTAGGGAAGTTATCAGGAGACGGCCCCTACTGGTTTGGTGAATCAATTAGTCTGGTTGATTTCACCTTTTATCCCTGGTTTGAGCGTTGGCCTGCACTGAAGCATTATCGAGGTTTGGCGCTACCAGAGGAATTTACTCGTCTACGTCGCTGGAAAAAAGCTGTAAAACAACGTGATTCAGTTGTGGCGATCGCTAATAGTAAGGAGTTCTACATTGAGCGATATGCTAGATTTGCTACTCCTGTCGCTGCATAGTCAACCCTGGAAGAAAGTCAAAGGTTAAAGACATTTTCGCTTTCCCTAAGTGTTCGCCACTCAAATATTCTGGGTGGCGAACAACTAAAAATAGTCAGGCGGGATATTGCTTTAATTAGGATAACTAGTCTGCTATAAATTGGGTAACTCAATCCTGGGGGGAGATTAGCTAGACAGCAGAGCATCTTCTGTTACCAAGCTTGATCTGCGGAAATAGGAAGCGGAATTTAGTCCCATTTTATGGCAAGATTCTGCACACTTGCGGCAAATAGCAGCACAGAACATCATTGTGGCATCACCGCTCATCTGTTCGCAAGCGATAGCAGTGCGATCGCAAATTTGGGCGCACAAGCTACAGGTGTTTCCCATAAACTCAGAACCGTCATTAATCATGTTGACGCACATCATGCACATTTCTGCACAGTCCCGCATCATGGACATCATACTCATATCCATGTATCTACCATTCTGATTCTTGCAATACTTAATAGTATCAATGCAAGTCGTTTGACAT contains:
- a CDS encoding glutathione S-transferase family protein produces the protein MAEIKIYSAVVCPYAHRSRLVLQEKGIDFDLIEINLQNKPEGFTDISPYGKVPALAHGNHRVWESAVINEYLNEVFPQPPLLPSSPIAKAQARIWIDFANTRFVPAFSALLRSPDIQQQEAAKQELYKHLEFIENEGLGKLSGDGPYWFGESISLVDFTFYPWFERWPALKHYRGLALPEEFTRLRRWKKAVKQRDSVVAIANSKEFYIERYARFATPVAA
- a CDS encoding four-helix bundle copper-binding protein, whose amino-acid sequence is MSMMTTESILADMEACKQNCIECQTTCIDTIKYCKNQNGRYMDMSMMSMMRDCAEMCMMCVNMINDGSEFMGNTCSLCAQICDRTAIACEQMSGDATMMFCAAICRKCAESCHKMGLNSASYFRRSSLVTEDALLSS